The following are encoded together in the Chaetodon auriga isolate fChaAug3 chromosome 4, fChaAug3.hap1, whole genome shotgun sequence genome:
- the LOC143319006 gene encoding uncharacterized protein LOC143319006: protein MKALLEFHRLQHGRAVSSCFSASTFLIGPGSCSDTQWLIWPRETRGRPLAAKMKSLPSVCCLLSLLALSAAELLAGSSIHDEEPLVHLQLQQPEGDLFSCRCDTTEEHTSQSSSNDTPAPERAMCQPCTKPASALETEEEPASTSEHEEEEEEEAAPVEEDTSTVEVTSDGEEAQEEEASQEEVEEEEVTSEEETEAEPVEEAESEEDQSVEDEEVAEEAASSEEEEEVAEVEEEEEKTEEIEEEAEEELSHEEEEVTESQEEVAEEEEPAAEAEEIVEGAQDEDTQEDQEAAAEEESVETFLHEAEEEEATPAEEEVGVADSEPEAEPVELPQTDSEPEDTQPEVTAEPEAESEAISEPESEPGVTPEPEHESEPEVTAEPEPESEPEVTPEPEPEPESVMAAEPEPESEPEVTAEPEPEVVLELEVIPEPEPEPEVIPEPVTEEVTPEFVANVDVEEKPVETTEEEAPADVKEVTVEEVTAEVPAQSQTKDREEDVSAGPALRDRSHIEDTLRLASAEPSAEFSAAMKKLLNIYHTAIKPIEQAFKYNELRQHEVTDGEVTSKPMVLFLGPWSVGKSSMINYLLGLHGTSQGLYTGAEPTTSEYTVITHGEKFRTIEGIVMAADSSRSFSPLEKFGQGFLERLVGIEMPHKLLERVTLVDTPGIIENRKQQERGYPYNEVCQWFIDRADLIFLVFDPTKLDVGGELEMLFRQMKGRESQIRLILNKADSLTTQDLMRVYGALFWSMAPLINVTEPPRVYVSSFWPQEYAVDTSRELFMKEETSLLEDLNQVIENQMENKIAFIRQHGIRVRIHALLVDRYLQTYYDKLGWFSDPYEVFQDIVNDPDKYYIFKSILAKTNISKFDLPNREAYQDFFGVNPVSSFKQLSYHCSWTGGCLLEKIERAISHELPALLGSVSKVADTPASAKAAPAPAPPPPLPGTCEGPECEEKPKNRWRRQ, encoded by the exons ATGAAAGCGCTACTGGAGTTCCACAGACTACAACATGGTCGGGCAGTTTCTTCCTGCTTCTCTGCTTCAACATTCCTGATTGGTCCAGgcagctgctctgacacacaATGGCTGATATGG CCGAGGGAGACGAGGGGAAGGCCCCTGGCAGCCAAAATGAAGTCTCTGCCGTCTGTGTGCTGCTTGCTGTCTCTGCTGGCCCTGTCTGCTGCAG AGCTCCTGGCAGGGTCCTCCATCCATGATGAGGAGCCTCTGGTgcatctgcagctccagcaaCCAGAGGGAGACCTCTTCTCCTGCAGATGTGACACGACAGAGGAGCACACCAGCCAGAGTTCCTCCAATGACACCCCAGCCCCGGAGAGGGCCATGTGTCAGCCCTGCACCAAACCAGCATCAGCTTTAGAAACTGAAGAAGAGCCAGCTTCCACTTCAGagcatgaggaggaagaggaggaggaagcagcccCTGTGGAGGAGGATACTTCCACTGTTGAGGTAACAAGTGATGGAGAAGAAGCACAAGAGGAGGAAGCTTCCCaggaagaagtagaagaagaggaagtgacatctGAGGAGGAGACTGAGGCAGAGCCTGTAGAGGAGGCTGAGTCAGAAGAGGATCAAAGTGTGGAGGACGAGGAAGTGGCTGAGGAGGCTGCATcatctgaagaggaggaggaggtagctgaagttgaggaagaggaggagaaaactgaGGAAatagaggaggaagcagaggaggagttATCtcatgaggaagaggaagtgactgAATCTCAGGAAGAAGttgcagaagaggaagaaccGGCTGCTGAGGCCGAAGAAATAGTTGAGGGAGCACAGGATGAAGATACACAGGAGGATcaggaggcagcagctgaggaggaaagCGTGGAAACTTTCCTCcatgaggctgaagaggaggaagctactcctgctgaggaggaggttGGAGTGGCTGATTCAGAACCAGAAGCAGAACCAGTTGAGCTTCCTCAAACAGACTCTGAACCAGAGGATACACAACCAGAGGTGACAGCAGAACCTGAGGCTGAATCAGAGGCAATTTCAGAGCCTGAATCAGAACCAGGGGTGACCCCAGAACCAGAGCATGAATCAGAACCAGAGGTGACCGCAGAACCAGAACCTGAATCAGAACCAGAGGTGACCCCAGAACCAGAGCCTGAACCAGAATCCGTGATGGCTGCAGAACCAGAGCCTGAATCAGAACCCGAGGTGACTGCAGAACCAGAGCCTGAAGTTGTTTTAGAGCTGGAGGTGATTCCAGAgcctgaaccagaaccagaagtCATCCCTGAGCCTGTTACAGAGGAGGTCACCCCAGAATTTGTAGCGAATGTGGACGTGGAAGAGAAGCCAGTagaaaccacagaggaagaggctCCTGCTGATGTCAAGGAGgtgacagtggaggaggtgaCTGCAGAGGTGCCTGCACAGTCTCAAACCAAAG ATCGTGAGGAAGACGTGTCAGCAGGCCCAGCACTGAGGGACCGCTCCCACATAGAGGACACGCTACGACTGGCTTCTGCCGAACCCTCAGCAGAGTTCTCAG ctgctATGAAGAAGCTGTTGAATATATACCACACGGCCATCAAGCCGATTGAGCAAGCCTTCAAGTACAACGAGCTCAGACAGCACGAAGTCACAG ATGGCGAGGTCACCTCTAAGCCCATGGTTTTGTTCCTGGGACCGTGGAGCGTCGGCAAGTCCTCTATGATCAACTACCTGCTGGGTCTTCACGGCACCTCACAGGGACTCTACACAG GCGCTGAGCCCACCACCTCAGAGTACACAGTCATAACGCACGGGGAGAAGTTTCGTACCATAGAGGGCATCGTCATGGCAGCAGACAGCTCTCGATCCTTCTCACCCCTGGAGAAGTTTGGCCAAGGCTTCCTGGAGCGGCTGGTGGGCATCGAGATGCCCCACAAGCTCCTGGAGAGGGTCACCTTAGTCGACACGCCCGGCATCATCGAAAACCgcaagcagcaggagagag gtTACCCCTACAATGAGGTGTGCCAGTGGTTCATTGACCGCGCTGATCTCATCTTCCTGGTGTTCGACCCCACCAAGCTGGACGTGGGTGGGGAGCTGGAGATGCTCTTCAGGCAGATGAAGGGCCGCGAGTCCCAGATTCGCCTCATCCTCAACAAGGCGGACAGTCTTACCACCCAGGACCTGATGAGGGTATACGGAGCCCTGTTCTGGAGCATGGCACCCCTGATCAACGTCACAGAGCCACCGCGTGTGTACGTCAGCTCCTTCTGGCCTCAGGAGTACGCTGTGGACACCAGCCGAGAGCTCTTCATGAAGGAGGAGACCTCTCTCCTGGAGGACCTCAACCAG GTGATTGAGAATCAGATGGAGAACAAGATTGCTTTCATCCGCCAGCATGGCATCCGTGTGCGCATCCACGCCCTGCTGGTGGACCGCTATCTCCAAACCTACTACGACAAGCTGGGCTGGTTTAGCGACCCTTACGAGGTGTTCCAAGACATTGTCAACGATCCAGACAAGTACTACATCTTCAAATCCATTCTGGCCAAGACCAACATCAGCAAGTTCGACCTGCCCAACAGGGAGGCCTACCAGGACTTCTTTGGGGTGAACCCAGTTTCCAGCTTTAAGCAGCTCTCCTACCACTGCAGCTGGACCGGCGGCTGTCTACTGGAGAAGATCGAGAGGGCTATCTCGCACGAGCTCCCAGCTCTGCTCGGCAGCGTCAGCAAGGTTGCAGACACGCCTGCATCAGCAAAGGCTGCACCGGCACCGGCACCTCCGCCTCCGCTGCCTGGCACCTGTGAGGGTCCTGAGTGTGAAGAGAAACCCAAGAATCGCTGGAGGAGGcagtga
- the LOC143320000 gene encoding transcription factor AP-4-like, translated as MEYFMMPTEKIPSLQQFKKTEKDVIGGLCSLANIPLSPETAQDQERRIRREIANSNERRRMQSINAGFQSLKTLLPHTDGEKLSKAAILQQTADYIFALEQEKTQLLAQNNQLKRFIQEFSGSSPKRRRAEEKDEGIGSPDTLEEEKVEELRREMLELRQQLDKERLARMQMEEQVRSLDTQLHPERLKVITQQVEEEQAILQSQTLLRLQQIHAADRQTHSPQVLAPPTPPAPTHHPTVIVPAPTLTQHPHHHVTVVTMSPSVHTSSVSTSRQNLDTIVQAIQHIERTQERRASAEEEQRRAVIVSPAHVAMDTACSDTDTDTEGEDCSMN; from the exons ATGGAATATTTCATGATGCCGACAGAGAAGATACCGTCCTTACAGCAGTTCAAAAAGACGGAGAAGGATGTTATTGGAGGTCTCTGCAG CTTGGCCAACATCCCCCTCAGCCCAGAGACTGCCCAGGACCAGGAGAGGCGAATCCGCCGTGAGATTGCCAACAGCAACGAACGCCGGCGCATGCAGAGCATCAACGCAGGCTTCCAGTCCTTAAAAACACTCCTGCCCCACACAGACGGAGAGAAGCTCAGCAAG GCGGCCATcttgcagcagacagcagactaTATCTTCGCCTTGGAACAGGAAAAGACGCAGCTGCTGGCACAAAACAACCAGCTCAAACGCTTCATCCAG GAGTTTAGCGGCTCATCGCCGAAGAGGAGGCGAGCGGAGGAGAAGGATGAAGGGATCGGGTCTCCGGACacgctggaggaggagaaagtggaggagctgaggagggagaTGTTAGAGCTGCGACAACAACTGGACAAGGAGCGTTTGGCTCGTATGCAGATGGAGGAGCAG gtgcGATCTCTGGACACCCAGCTGCACCCAGAGCGTCTGAAGGTGATCacccagcaggtggaggaggagcaggccaTCCTCCAGAGCCAGACGCTGTTACGGCTGCAGCAGATCCACGCcgctgacagacaaacacacagtccacaG gtCCTCGCTCCCCCGACTCCACCCGCCCCAACCCACCACCCCACGGTCATCGTCCCAGCCCCAACACTAACCCAGCACCCCCACCATCACGTCACGGTGGTGACCATGAGCCCGTCTGTCCACACCAGCAGCGTGTCCACGTCCAGACAGAACCTGGACACTATTGTGCAG GCCATCCAGCACATCGAACGCACtcaggagaggagagccagcgccgaggaggagcagaggcGAGCGGTCATCGTCAGCCCCGCCCATGTGGCCATGGACACCGCCTGCTCGGACACAGACAccgacacagagggagaggactgCTCAATGAACTGA